In a single window of the Micromonospora sp. WMMD1155 genome:
- the nrfD gene encoding NrfD/PsrC family molybdoenzyme membrane anchor subunit, which translates to MTRGGEHLTVPAADFTSYYGRPILKPPVWKRDIAGYLFTGGLAAGGALIGAGAQLTGRPALRQVGRWTALGGVGVSAYLLVHDLGRPARFHHMLRIAKLTSPMSVGTWILTAFGPAAGVAAVAELATRLPDHGVLGLARRLAPPVGDIAGLAAAATAPALATYTGVLLADTAVPAWHDAYPFLPFVFGGSALAAATGVGLIATPAAQTAPLRRLAVVAATVKYAGGRRMERLGLTGEPYRQGRSGRLVRAGDVLLGVGTVAALFSRRSRVLAALSGAALVASSVATRFGVFEAGMASARDPKYTVVPQRERRDEKGSATRL; encoded by the coding sequence ATGACCCGCGGCGGCGAGCACCTGACGGTGCCGGCGGCCGACTTCACCTCCTACTACGGCCGCCCGATCCTCAAACCGCCGGTGTGGAAGCGCGACATCGCCGGTTACCTCTTCACCGGTGGGCTCGCCGCCGGGGGAGCACTGATCGGCGCGGGCGCCCAACTGACCGGCCGGCCCGCTCTGCGGCAGGTGGGGCGGTGGACGGCGCTGGGCGGCGTCGGCGTCAGCGCGTACCTGCTGGTGCACGACCTCGGACGACCGGCCCGGTTCCACCACATGCTCCGGATCGCCAAGCTGACCTCGCCGATGTCGGTCGGCACCTGGATCCTCACCGCGTTCGGCCCGGCAGCCGGCGTGGCCGCGGTCGCCGAGCTGGCAACCCGACTCCCCGATCACGGTGTGCTCGGTCTCGCCCGCCGCCTGGCCCCACCGGTCGGCGACATCGCCGGCCTGGCCGCCGCTGCCACCGCCCCGGCACTCGCCACGTACACCGGGGTGCTGCTCGCCGACACCGCCGTACCGGCGTGGCACGACGCATACCCCTTCCTGCCGTTCGTCTTCGGTGGCAGCGCGCTCGCCGCCGCCACCGGGGTCGGTCTGATCGCGACGCCGGCCGCCCAGACCGCCCCGCTGCGGCGACTCGCGGTCGTCGCCGCGACCGTCAAGTACGCCGGCGGTCGCCGGATGGAGCGGTTGGGCCTGACCGGTGAGCCCTACCGGCAGGGGCGCAGCGGTCGGCTGGTCCGGGCGGGAGACGTGCTGCTCGGCGTGGGCACCGTCGCCGCGCTGTTCAGCCGGCGCAGCCGGGTCCTGGCCGCGCTCTCCGGCGCCGCTCTGGTGGCCTCGTCCGTCGCCACCCGGTTCGGCGTCTTCGAGGCCGGCATGGCGTCGGCGCGTGACCCGAAGTACACGGTCGTGCCGCAACGGGAGCGGCGCGACGAGAAGGGGTCGGCGACCCGGCTCTGA
- a CDS encoding 4Fe-4S dicluster domain-containing protein — protein MPHANALYGPLDPAPDAGYVNAPPRMGFFTDTSVCIGCKACEVACKEWNGVPESGLDLLGMSYDNTGALTANSWRHVAFVEQPRRAGLASPAFADTPDGPPVSPVTAAAGALTSADTGTDPGLPTGSPEAAARMSAGPEFLGMPGAQPPGRGTGVEGRTDFRWLMMSDVCKHCTHAACLDVCPTGSLFRTEFGTVVVQEDICNGCGYCISACPYGVIDQRKGDGRAWKCTLCYDRLGAGMTPACAQACPTESIQYGPLDELRERAAARVATLRGRGVSEARLYGHDPDDGVGGDGAFFLLLDEPEVYGLPPDPVVTTRDLPAMWKHAGLAALAMTAATVVAFLGRRS, from the coding sequence ATGCCCCACGCCAACGCCCTGTACGGCCCGCTGGACCCGGCGCCGGACGCGGGCTATGTGAACGCGCCGCCGCGGATGGGGTTCTTCACCGACACGAGTGTCTGCATCGGGTGCAAGGCGTGTGAGGTGGCGTGCAAGGAGTGGAACGGGGTGCCGGAGAGCGGGTTGGACCTGCTCGGCATGTCGTACGACAACACGGGTGCGTTGACGGCGAACTCGTGGCGGCACGTGGCGTTCGTCGAGCAGCCCCGCCGTGCCGGTCTGGCGTCCCCGGCGTTCGCCGACACCCCGGACGGGCCGCCGGTCAGCCCGGTCACCGCGGCGGCCGGTGCGCTGACCAGCGCCGACACCGGTACCGACCCGGGTCTGCCCACCGGTTCACCCGAGGCGGCGGCCCGGATGTCGGCCGGCCCGGAGTTCCTGGGGATGCCGGGTGCGCAGCCGCCGGGTCGGGGCACCGGTGTCGAGGGTCGGACGGATTTCCGGTGGTTGATGATGTCCGACGTGTGCAAGCACTGCACTCATGCGGCGTGTCTGGACGTGTGTCCGACGGGGTCGTTGTTCCGGACGGAGTTCGGGACGGTGGTGGTGCAGGAGGACATCTGCAACGGGTGTGGGTACTGCATCTCGGCGTGTCCGTACGGGGTGATCGATCAGCGTAAGGGTGATGGTCGGGCGTGGAAGTGCACGTTGTGCTACGACCGGCTCGGTGCGGGGATGACTCCGGCGTGCGCGCAGGCGTGTCCGACGGAGTCGATCCAGTACGGGCCGCTTGACGAGCTGCGGGAGCGGGCCGCCGCGCGGGTGGCGACGTTGCGGGGGCGGGGGGTGTCCGAGGCGCGGTTGTACGGGCACGACCCGGACGACGGCGTCGGCGGCGACGGGGCGTTCTTCCTGCTGTTGGACGAGCCCGAGGTGTACGGGCTGCCCCCGGACCCGGTCGTGACCACCCGCGACCTACCGGCCATGTGGAAACACGCCGGGCTGGCCGCCCTGGCGATGACCGCCGCCACGGTGGTCGCGTTCCTGGGCAGGCGGTCATGA